From Debaryomyces hansenii CBS767 chromosome C complete sequence, a single genomic window includes:
- a CDS encoding DEHA2C17512p (some similarities with uniprot|Q07799 Saccharomyces cerevisiae YLL007c) has translation MSWSSRSINHKLSDLLSKNPSQLDTETSIVFASILKNNILGKDKQEKVNSIVILAKLLDVIESSNTISEELGKILDHELMETLLAVISFNMSIETYKAILRTCMIMASGTLFRFVNEVIDDYLPLYDSLTECIDNIDIITDKLQLHDSKINSYTVNFVADLIDTALNFDYDGIIPIAERLKRVDFFQIVDRKIPPEDELMADSVVRLKVTYYKLNQFLQVTRFNLSIQSHQIMLDDLLSSLDVSLNEGGTAATPQEYVEMGFTETPAEYVTNNFSILSAMELGIVLRNPIHTFKKKFHQELMLNDKKTFPLSIFINKVVEMWINIFEDIEQYPNIHSLILKWERMIYYSMTSCLIFWQDAGCQLDAADDVDKIVELLKPNIEKLEYKKSESVEECLVSSSGSIDNLRGIQVQKLKRSHQQKWNNKFAQFNEHLSKEAMDFLCEQRVIQLLKGSWVYTEKYGEFLLNRENPKSSHKYYFILLSPNRKEIYYKKFSEKPTVNPSFEQMESRSIKLSEIANFRSTKLNEKSNNQEKNNNNAVSVRGTISYEKLTLVDTDDTKLLSFVTDTEVNKYVWLDGLKMLKGMVNKGDLSAETEKQLNSLIDIRRTTQLLNLEDNEVENYITDHLDNSDAEDTYDLNELSEVTKDTYFYR, from the exons atGAGCTGGTCTTCGAGGTCTATAAATCACAAACTTAGTGATTTGTTAAGCAAGA ACCCGAGTCAGTTAGATACTGAAACAAGCATTGTTTTTGCGAGcatattgaaaaacaatATTTTGGGAAAGGATAAACAGGAAAAGGTGAACTCGATCGTAATATTGgctaaattattagatgtGATCGAGAGTAGTAATACTATTTCAGAAGAGCTAGGAAAAATACTAGACCACGAGCTCATGGAAACGCTATTGGCAGTGATTTCTTTTAATATGTCGATCGAGACATATAAGGCTATTTTGAGGACTTGTATGATCATGGCTTCCGGGACATTATTCAGGTTTGTTAACGAAGTGATTGACGATTATTTACCGCTCTATGATTCCTTGACGGAGTgcattgataatatagaCATCATCACGGATAAGCTTCAGTTGCACGATAGCAAGATTAACTCCTATACCGTGAATTTTGTTGCGGATTTAATTGATACCGCATTAAACTTCGATTACGATGGGATAATCCCGATTGCCGAGAGACTTAAGCGAGtagatttttttcaaatagtGGACAGAAAAATCCCTCCAGAGGATGAATTAATGGCAGACCTGGTAGTTCGGTTAAAAGTCACATACTATAAGTTGAACCAATTTTTGCAAGTAACGAGATTTAACCTATCTATCCAGTCTCACCAAATAATGTTAGACGATCTTTTGAGTTCGTTGGACGTGTCTTTAAACGAAGGTGGAACTGCAGCAACACCTCAAGAATATGTTGAAATGGGCTTTACTGAAACTCCTGCAGAATATGTTACaaataatttctctatTTTATCAGCAATGGAACTTGGCATAGTTTTAAGAAACCCTATTCACACATTTAAAAAGAAGTTCCATCAAGAACTAATGTTGAACGATAAAAAGACATTTCCATTAAGcatttttataaataaggTTGTGGAAATGTGGATTAATATCTTCGAGGACATTGAGCAATACCCAAATATTCATTCACTAATTCTCAAATGGGAGAGAATGATTTACTATTCGATGACCAGTTGCTTGATATTTTGGCAAGATGCGGGGTGTCAATTAGATGCGGCCGATGATGTTGACAAGATTGTAGAATTACTAAAgccaaatattgaaaaattagaatacAAAAAAAGCGAATCGGTTGAAGAATGTTTAGTTTCTTCATCGGGTCtgattgataatttgagaGGAATACAAGTTCAAAAACTCAAGCGCCTGCACCAGCAGAAATGGAATAACAAATTCGCCCAATTCAACGAACATCTATCCAAAGAGGCGATGGATTTTCTTTGTGAACAAAGAGTTATTCAATTACTAAAGGGCTCGTGGGTCTATACTGAGAAATATGGTGAGTTTCTATTGAACCGTGAGAACCCGAAGCTGTCTCATAAGTATTACTTCATATTGCTTTCACCAAATAGAAAGGAGATttattacaagaaattCTCAGAAAAGCCAACTGTTAACCCGTCATTCGAACAAATGGAATCGCGTTCTATCAAGCTATCTGAAATTGCCAATTTCCGAAGCACAAAGCTTAATGAAAAACTGAATAAccaagaaaagaataataacaacGCAGTGTCAGTCAGAGGAACTATCTCCTACGAGAAACTTACCTTGGTTGACACAGATGATACTAAATTGCTTAGTTTTGTAACCGATACGGAAGTTAATAAGTACGTTTGGTTAGATGGCTTGAAAATGTTAAAGGGAATGGTTAACAAAGGTGATCTTTCAGCAGAAACCgaaaaacaattgaattctttgattGATATTAGAAGGACTACACAGCTACTTAACcttgaagataatgaagtgGAAAACTACATTACCGATCATTTAGATAATAGTGATGCTGAAGACACCTATgatttaaatgaattatcagaGGTCACAAAAGATACATATTTTTACAGGTAG
- a CDS encoding DEHA2C17534p (similar to uniprot|P32892 Saccharomyces cerevisiae YLL008w DRS1 RNA helicase of the DEAD box family), whose translation MAKKSNKSNKLSTLQKPSQKDFILTIDSDSEGENEIPDLEEESEVDQELKEEEKPKPKPKPKSKKNKKNKDINNDQEKTEEQEEINPNFTFSLDGFETSTAFDGWDFKVESNGDVTKKPISKDVDLDGILRRKGGLANLAGSDVKVDEKNDEVESEEVEEVEEDDEDEENEQEGDDDDDELALDGFGMSATEASANADDDQDEQEPEDDDEGVEADMDEEYPGSDQEDEKPVEDTAEDMAEFYADEEEATTAKKQLHTTFQSLQLSRPVLKGLSQLGYTKPSPIQSACIPIALLGKDIVAGAVTGSGKTAAYMIPIIERLLYKPAKISSTRVIVLAPTRELAIQVCDVGKKIGQFVNNLNFGLAVGGLNLRQQEQQLKTRPDIVIATPGRLIDHIRNSPSFSIDSLEVLVIDEADRMLDEGFQAELTEILSLIPRHKRQTLLYSATMNTKIQDLIQLSLQKPVRVMIDPPKSAAIKLVQEFVRIRKRDHLKPALLFQLIKSVDPSQQNRIVVFVARKESAHKLRIILGLLGMRVSELHGSLTQEQRLASVNDFKNLTVPVLICTDLAARGLDIPKIEIVINYDMPKTHEIYLHRVGRTARAGREGKSITFVGESTQDRAIVKDAIKSISEEQARNSKQGKAVSRNVDWKEVEELNKIVESKATVIEEVLDEEKQAKEMLHAEMELSKATNMIKHEKEIQSRPRRTWFESEKDKKHQTEVMQQLTKHGKKVNSHKRKAIEVKKENSSRSYKKTKQDRMSVQKKPKSNGKNKK comes from the coding sequence atgGCAAAGAAGAGCAATAAGAGTAATAAGTTATCTACTTTACAGAAGCCTTCACAGAAGGATTTTATCTTGACTATTGATAGTGATTCAGAGGGCGAGAATGAAATACCtgatttagaagaagaatccgAAGTGGATCAAGAGTTGAAGGAAGAGGAAAAGCCAAAACCAAAGCCAAAGCCAAAGTCTAAaaaaaacaagaagaataaagaTATCAACAATGATCAAGAAAAAActgaagaacaagaagaaataaaccCTAATTTTACATTTTCGTTAGATGGATTTGAAACTAGTACAGCATTCGACGGATGGGATTTTAAAGTAGAATCCAACGGCGATGTAACAAAGAAGCCTATAAGCAAAGATGTTGATTTAGATGGTATCTTGAGAAGGAAAGGTGGTTTGGCGAACTTAGCTGGGTCTGACGTTAAGGTTGATGAGAAGAACGACGAAGTGGAGTCCGAAGAAGTCGAAGAAGTCGAAGAAGACGACGAAGACGAAGAGAACGAACAAGAaggtgatgatgatgatgatgaattagcTCTAGATGGATTCGGAATGAGCGCTACGGAAGCATCTGCAAATGCTGACGATGATCAAGACGAACAAGAACCTGAAGATGACGACGAAGGAGTTGAAGCCGATATGGACGAGGAATACCCGGGTTCCGatcaagaagatgaaaagcCTGTTGAAGATACTGCCGAAGATATGGCTGAATTTTAtgctgatgaagaagaagcaacTACTGCTAAAAAACAACTCCATACTACCTTCCAAAGTTTACAATTATCACGTCCTGTTTTAAAGGGTTTGTCACAGTTGGGATATACTAAACCATCACCAATTCAATCCGCTTGTATTCCAATAGCTTTACTTGGTAAGGATATAGTTGCTGGTGCCGTTACAGGTTCTGGTAAGACTGCTGCATATatgattccaataattgaaaGATTGTTATATAAGCCTGctaaaatttcttcaaccaGAGTTATTGTATTGGCTCCAACAAGAGAGTTGGCAATTCAAGTTTGTGATGTTGGTAAGAAAATAGGGCAATttgttaataatttgaactTCGGATTAGCAGTAGGTGGTCTTAATTTAAGGCAACAAGAACAACAATTGAAAACCAGACCTGATATAGTCATCGCTACACCAGGTAGATTAATTGATCATATTAGAAATTCCCCATCATTTTCGATTGATTCCCTTGAAGTTTTGGTAATTGATGAAGCCGATCGTATGTTAGATGAAGGATTTCAAGCTGAATTAACAGAAATTTTATCCTTAATTCCAAGACATAAAAGACAGACATTATTGTATTCTGCTACAATGAATacaaaaattcaagatttaattcaattatcttTGCAGAAACCAGTGCGTGTGATGATCGATCCACCTAAATCTGCAGCCATTAAGTTAGTTCAAGAGTTTGTTCGTATTCGTAAGAGAGATCACTTAAAACCAGCATTATTATtccaattgataaaaagtGTTGATCCAAGTCAACAAAATCGTATCGTTGTTTTCGTTGCGAGAAAAGAATCTGCGCATAAATTAAGAATTATTCTAGGTCTTTTGGGTATGAGAGTGTCCGAATTGCATGGTTCTTTGACCCAAGAGCAGCGTCTTGCCAGTGTTAATgacttcaaaaatttaactGTTCCAGTTTTGATTTGTACTGATTTGGCTGCAAGAGGTTTAgatattccaaaaattgaaattgttattaattATGATATGCCAAAAACTCACgaaatttatttgcatAGAGTTGGTAGAACAGCAAGAGCTGGAAGAGAAGGTAAATCTATTACATTTGTGGGTGAATCTACGCAAGACAGAGCAATTGTTAAGGATGCGATTAAATCTATAAGTGAAGAACAAGCAAGGAACTCAAAACAAGGCAAAGCCGTTTCTCGTAATGTTGACTGGAAAGAGGTCGAAGAGTTGAATAAAATAGTTGAATCCAAAGCGACTGTAATTGAAGAAGTGTTAGACGAAGAAAAGCAAGCAAAGGAAATGTTACATGCAGAAATGGAATTATCTAAGGCCACTAATATGATCAAACATGAAAAGGAAATTCAATCACGTCCAAGGCGTACATGGTTCGAATCCGAAAAGGATAAGAAGCATCAAACCGAGGTTATGCAACAATTAACGAAGCACGGTAAGAAAGTTAATTCCCATAAGAGGAAGGCAATTGAAGtcaagaaagaaaattctTCGAGATCTTATAAGAAGACTAAACAAGATAGGATGAGTGTACAGAAAAAgccaaaatcaaatggtaaaaataagaaataa
- a CDS encoding DEHA2C17556p (similar to uniprot|P41544 Saccharomyces cerevisiae YJL004c SYS1 multi copy suppressor of YPT6) codes for MILGILSTEYHLTITYSSTNMTSQNRYVEVFNGIYSADITNPSKLLFQIVILQSFYYITALVIFYLISSLNGYDFKIDWIFSWELIASDNAMGLILFALWLFDSLLCVLFVTIVVGRSKLAWDFAITIHIINLIVVWLYTGKFPTSTLWWCLQVLSAVLLVTLSTYSTRWKELRTTFFDNMLDQQELGEVDHSNSQDIEMSNLPAEASSPSK; via the coding sequence ATGATACTTGGTATTTTATCTACCGAATATCACTTAACTATTACTTACAGCAGCACCAATATGACATCTCAAAATAGATACGTGGAAGTATTCAATGGCATTTATTCGGCTGATATAACTAATCCTTCTaagttattatttcaaattgtaatattacaaagtttttattatataacgGCCTTAgtgatattttatttaatttcttcattaaacGGATATGACTTCAAAATAGATTGGATATTCCTGTGGGAGCTAATAGCACTGGACAATGCAATGGGATTGATTCTTTTTGCATTATGgttatttgattcattattatgCGTGTTGTTTGTCACGATTGTGGTTGGGAGGTCAAAGTTGGCATGGGATTTTGCCATTACCattcatataataaatttaattgttGTGTGGTTATATACTGGTAAGTTTCCAACATCAACTTTGTGGTGGTGTTTACAGGTGCTAAGTGCTGTATTATTGGTTACTTTATCCACATATCTGACTAGATGGAAAGAATTACGAACTACTTTTTTCGACAATATGTTAGATCAACAAGAATTAGGTGAAGTGGATCATTCGAATAGTCAGGATATAGAAATGCTGAATTTGCCAGCCGAGGCTTCACTGCCGAGTAAATAA
- a CDS encoding DEHA2C17578p (similar to CA2716|IPF7353 Candida albicans), with product MLKAQHKSNIEKAIVIDKDFVGVLRSPDFLFSSTPYKDHLSPPTQKVVLVIPGEDEDYNSTRIKNLASVLSSELGLYSLRIKIPYDESKRSNWSNLEKGVDYIDVAVKYIANANKEVQLNLWSIIGYFDGAAMMFAWVIKQNDLYYSKCLEDRKKAIIVPNLINCCSKFYSNAFKSNNKTLFSEELEEYEYMYASVRPEESKTDIKLDFSKLCQLTNQTSVLSMYGSRDDDIGLGDCGHFTNLLNRGRYSHHLTFIPNADRYFHDVSLTKNNQLQKSSTEDLATDRIDLNNTAHEVIIDYLRPENEIQRFFSISLQGRGSSRWRSIQGISNFRDIGGWRINSPRSHDIEEYLYVKPNTIFRCATMDNISRDSGLEKLRDLGINTIFDFRTKSEAKRCVKDEELSRFGLRRIHCPFDIEEKRDPKDILGSFTNLLTSWYTYTSVYENMLVNSTDVYKKVFEFIRDEVSKGKKFVFHCSAGKDRTGIVCMLILLFMGVNKNIIAREYSLTAVGLKPEFENIRKKYLAGIGIFQKHETYAEFESNLKQGRDSWSVEKDGFDNLVSSRCETMLATLSIIDRKFGGIENYLKTYVGLTEDDLKTIYFSLIQSENTYVS from the coding sequence ATGCTAAAGGCACAGCATAAAagtaatattgaaaaagcaATTGTAATTGATAAGGATTTCGTGGGTGTTCTTAGAAGTCCAGATTTCCTATTTTCATCAACCCCGTACAAAGATCATTTATCACCTCCAACTCAAAAAGTTGTATTGGTCATACCAGGggaagatgaagattatAATTCAACACGCATCAAGAACTTAGCTTCTGTCTTGTCATCGGAACTAGGTTTATACAGTTTGCGGATAAAAATACCATATGATGAATCTAAAAGAAGTAATTGGCTGAACTTGGAGAAAGGTGTTGATTACATTGATGTAGCTGTGAaatatattgcaaatgCCAATAAAGAAGTTCAATTAAACTTGTGGTCAATTATAGGATATTTTGATGGTGCAGCTATGATGTTTGCATGGGTAATAAAGCaaaatgatttatattattcCAAATGCTTGGAAGATAGAAAAAAAGCTATAATTGTTCcaaatttaatcaattgttgTTCCAAGTTTTATCTGAATGCATTCAAATCGAATAATAAAACTCTCTTCAGCGAAGAACTTGAGGAATATGAGTACATGTATGCATCTGTGAGACCCGAAGAACTGAAGACAGACATTAAATTAGATTTTTCGAAATTATGTCAGTTGACAAATCAAACTTCTGTATTGAGTATGTATGGTTCACGGGATGACGATATAGGCTTGGGAGATTGTGGTCACTTCACAAATCTTTTAAATAGAGGAAGATACTCTCATCATTTGACTTTTATACCAAATGCTGATCGTTACTTTCATGACGTAAGCCTTACAAAGAACAATCAATTGCAAAAGAGCAGCACTGAAGATTTAGCAACTGATCGAATCGACCTCAATAATACAGCGCATGAAGTAATAATTGATTACTTAAGGcctgaaaatgaaattcagAGGTTTTTCAGTATTAGTCTCCAAGGTCGTGGCTCATCTCGCTGGCGACTGATCCAAGGTATTAGTAACTTTAGAGATATCGGAGGATGGAGAATCAACTCGCCGCGTTCTCATGATATCGAggaatatttatatgttAAGCCGAACACTATCTTTAGATGTGCCACAATGGATAATATATCTCGAGATTCTGGATTAGAGAAGCTTCGAGATTTGGGAATAAATACTATATTTGACTTTCGTACTAAAAGTGAAGCAAAAAGGTGCgttaaagatgaagaaCTACTGAGATTTGGATTAAGGAGGATTCATTGCCCctttgatattgaagagaAGCGGGATCCAAAAGATATTCTTGGAAGCTTCACCAACCTATTAACTAGCTGGTATACGTATACTTCAGTGTATGAAAATATGTTAGTTAATAGCACTGACGTGTATAAGAaagtatttgaatttattcGTGATGAAGTTCTGAAAGGTAAAAAGTTTGTATTCCATTGTTCAGCAGGAAAAGATAGAACAGGAATAGTATGCATGTTAATCTTGCTATTTATGGGGGTCAACAAAAACATAATAGCAAGAGAGTATAGTTTAACCGCTGTAGGGTTAAAGCCTGAATTTGAGAACATTAGAAAGAAGTATTTGGCGggaattggaatttttcagaagCATGAAACATATGCAGAATTTGAATCCAATTTAAAACAAGGGCGTGATAGCTGGAGCGTTGAAAAGGATGGATTCGATAATTTAGTAAGTTCAAGATGTGAAACAATGTTAGCTACACTTAGTATAATTGACAGAAAATTTGGTGgcattgaaaattatctAAAAACTTACGTTGGACTTACTGAAgatgatttgaaaacaaTCTATTTTAGTCTAATTCAAAGCGAGAATACTTATGTTTCGTAG
- a CDS encoding DEHA2C17600p (similar to uniprot|P47159 Saccharomyces cerevisiae YJR124c): MQESLDQRRSVSAYLNFFAEEIGLKTLAKSNKDVFIIILLRMLRLTGFGATSLILVLYLKQIGFKEQFIGMFMTVTFIGDLVTSFLLAIAADIIGRKNVLIFSSIAMTLTGICFVLFENPFLLTAIAALGILTPYGGEVGPFRSIEQSSLASLAPPEQRSDIYAWYTFLGTFCAAVGSIVCGTLVDYMNTHLDYSLAASYKIAFLGYSVLSFLTIILSYFISIRVEWTSDEQAKKDQSSNQAGTGQDETSQLLGPESSPQPQDQQGDREQDQTKPKESTFKFLPTLNKSILVIVIKLSLLFALDSFASSLISTSWISYYIKEKFDASASYLGSVFFITGIISSFTSLLSTSLTKRLGPVVTMVVTHLPSSILLALVPFPTSLKFTMAILILRASTQSMDVAPKHVFLATLVPSSDRTAVFGWVNVVKTLAQVIGPTITGFFTVYNIQWICFVIAGSLKVTYDVGILATFLSYNRHTNH; encoded by the coding sequence ATGCAAGAGTCTTTAGATCAGCGAAGGTCCGTATCGGCATACTTGAACTTTTTTGCTGAGGAGATAGGCTTGAAGACATTAGCGAAATCTAATAAGGATGTGttcattataattttgttaaGAATGCTTCGATTGACTGGATTTGGTGCtacttctttaatattggtactttatttgaaacaaattGGCTTTAAAGAACAGTTTATTGGGATGTTCATGACCGTAACATTCATCGGGGATTTAGTTACAAGTTTTCTTTTGGCGATAGCTGCAGACATCATTGGAAGAAAGAATGTCTTGATATTTAGTTCTATCGCAATGACCCTAACAGGAATTTGCTTTGTTCTATTTGAAAACCCATTTCTTCTTACTGCCATTGCTGCTCTAGGAATTTTAACTCCTTACGGAGGAGAAGTTGGACCATTCCGGTCAATTGAACAAAGTTCATTAGCGTCATTAGCACCTCCTGAACAACGTTCTGATATATATGCCTGGTACACATTCTTGGGTACATTTTGTGCAGCAGTAGGGTCCATTGTCTGTGGTACTTTAGTTGATTACATGAATACGCATTTAGATTACTCGTTGGCCGCAAGTTATAAGATAGCCTTCCTTGGCTATAGTGTTCTTTCGTTCCTAACtattattttatcataTTTCATCTCCATTCGTGTTGAATGGACGTCAGACGAGCAGGCTAAGAAAGATCAAAGTTCTAACCAAGCAGGTACTGGCCAGGATGAAACATCCCAGTTATTAGGACCAGAGTCCTCGCCACAACCACAAGATCAGCAGGGTGACCGCGAGCAAGATCAAACAAAGCCTAAAGAATCTACGTTCAAATTCTTGCCTACATTAAATAAATCGATTTTAGTTATAGtgataaaattatcattattgtttGCACTCGATTCGTTTGCTTCgtcattaatatcaacgTCATGGATATCATACTATATAAAGGAAAAGTTTGATGCATCGGCATCGTATTTGGGTTCTGTCTTTTTTATAACTGGTATTATTAGCAGCTTCACCTCACTATTAAGTACTTCGTTAACTAAACGGTTAGGTCCAGTTGTAACTATGGTTGTTACCCATTTACCTTCATCCATTCTTTTAGCACTCGTACCGTTCCCGAcatcattgaaatttacAATGgcaatattgattttaagAGCTTCTACCCAATCTATGGATGTAGCTCCTAAGCACGTCTTTTTGGCTACATTGGTTCCATCAAGTGATAGAACAGCTGTATTTGGTTGGGTTAATGTTGTTAAAACTCTTGCCCAGGTGATTGGACCAACGATTACGGGCTTTTTCACTGTCTACAATATTCAATGGATATGTTTCGTGATTGCAGGATCATTGAAAGTTACCTATGATGTTGGTATATTAGCCACATTTTTATCGTACAATCGTCACACTAACCATTAG
- a CDS encoding DEHA2C17622p (similar to uniprot|Q92W30 Rhizobium meliloti SMb20536), with protein sequence MNKNLSNFNAWANNPLKTRDDIVQALHQQLDPLIPAFSEDGGAVCLADSGAIFTMEAAELEGYARPLWGIVPYVFGGGEFKHWELFRKGLANGTNSNHPEYWGNIKDLSMKQQLVELAAVGFALCFVPEHIWNPLTDEAKENVSKFLLEARENEFNHCNWKFFRVMIDLGLEKVGVKFDTSLTEEYFQDLETMYIDDGWYGDGANYRIDYYNPFALHFYGMIYYFVKHDSDPERSNKYRSRAEKFAKQFMHWFSDDGACIPFGRSCIYRFAVDAFWGMIACITKPDEEPVIPWGVLKGVYLRNLRWWSKQSVSFYKTNILSVGFSYPNQFICEAYNSPQSPYWSLKAMSPLMLPESHPFWTVKEEPLRLDSSSFRVPGMLISHASGNTVALSSGPYHDFARHWAEKYCKFAYSTRYGFSVENNLKEFELATLDNMIGFSFTGKDFFFRGKNKSWIFEDGLYSEWSPVKDIEVRTWILQRGKYHIRVHNICNNTEDDMESIEGGFAISVMYKKNIQSITNPGLKSVAEISTSDDTSLLINFLDERRPRACEPDPNSNLISSKVMLPHLRGSIPAKSSANFACLVYGQPKDNSFSTNTLLNSVTIPDQRELEELKLKAQRVLCNV encoded by the coding sequence ATGaacaaaaatttatcaaacttTAATGCGTGGGCAAATAATCCTCTCAAAACAAGAGATGATATCGTGCAAGCTCTTCACCAACAATTGGATCCATTGATTCCTGCCTTTTCCGAAGATGGTGGTGCTGTATGTTTAGCTGATTCTGGAGCAATATTCACGATGGAAGCAGCAGAATTAGAAGGTTATGCTAGGCCATTGTGGGGAATTGTTCCATATGTTTTTGGTGGTGGTGAATTCAAACATTGGGAGCTTTTCAGAAAAGGTTTGGCCAATGGAACAAATTCTAACCACCCAGAATATTGGGGTAACATTAAAGATTTGAGTATGAAGCAGCAGTTGGTGGAATTGGCAGCAGTTGGTTTTGCATTATGTTTTGTTCCCGAGCATATTTGGAACCCTTTAACCGATGAAGCTAAGGAAAATGTTTCTAAATTTTTGCTTGAAGCAAGAGAGAACGAATTTAATCATTGTAattggaaatttttcaggGTTATGATTGATTTAGGTTTGGAAAAAGTTGGTGTTAAATTTGATACGTCGTTGacagaagaatatttccaAGATTTGGAAACCATGTATATTGATGATGGTTGGTACGGTGATGGTGCAAATTATAGAATTGACTATTATAATCCGTTTGCATTACATTTCTACGGAATGATATACTACTTTGTCAAACATGATAGTGATCCAGAAAGAAGCAACAAATACAGAAGTAgagctgaaaaatttgcaAAACAGTTTATGCACTGGTTCAGCGATGATGGAGCTTGCATACCATTTGGTAGATCTTGTATCTATAGGTTTGCAGTTGACGCATTTTGGGGTATGATTGCTTGTATAACTAAACCAGACGAAGAGCCAGTAATCCCATGGGGTGTTTTGAAGGGCGTGTATTTAAGAAACTTACGTTGGTGGTCCAAACAATCTGTTTCGTTCTACAAAACAAACATTTTATCGGTAGGCTTTAGTTACCCAAACCAATTCATATGTGAAGCGTACAACTCACCTCAGTCTCCATATTGGTCTCTCAAAGCAATGTCACCTCTAATGTTACCAGAATCACATCCATTCTGGACTGTCAAAGAAGAGCCTTTGCGTTTAGATAGCTCCAGCTTTAGAGTACCGGGAATGCTTATTTCTCACGCTAGCGGTAATACAGTGGCATTATCAAGTGGACCTTACCATGATTTTGCTAGACATTGGGCTGAGAAATACTGCAAGTTTGCTTACAGTACGAGATATGGTTTCAGTGTGGAGAACaatttaaaagaatttgaattggCTACGCTTGATAACATGATTGGTTTTAGTTTTACTGGTAAAGACTTCTTTTTTAGAggtaaaaataaatcatgGATTTTCGAAGACGGTTTATATAGTGAATGGTCACCTGTTAAGGATATTGAAGTCAGAACATGGATTCTTCAAAGAGGTAAATACCATATAAGGGTGCATAACATCTGTAATAATACCGAGGATGACATGGAATCTATAGAAGGTGGGTTTGCAATATCTGTAATGTataagaagaatattcaGAGTATCACAAACCCTGGTTTAAAGTCTGTTGCTGAAATATCTACTTCTGATGATACTAgtttattgattaatttcTTGGATGAAAGAAGGCCAAGGGCATGTGAACCAGATCCAAATTCcaatttaatatcatctAAAGTAATGTTACCACACTTAAGAGGGTCTATACCAGCCAAATCTTCAGCTAATTTTGCGTGTCTTGTTTATGGTCAGCCTAAAGACAATTCCTTTTCGACGAATACCTTATTAAATTCTGTGACAATTCCGGATCAGAGAGagttagaagaattaaaattaaaggCTCAAAGAGTATTGTGTAATGTTTAG